In Streptomyces chartreusis NRRL 3882, the following are encoded in one genomic region:
- a CDS encoding response regulator transcription factor translates to MSVLLEQPASLVAYRPNKPTAMVVVADPRVRSTVTRHLWALGVRDVIEASSIAEARPRIGNPRDICVADVHLPDGSGLTLLSETRAAGWPNGLALSAADDIGAVRNALAGGVKGYVVTGTRTNVGLPTRPGAAPIGAAAARLHRRPPGAPSHPGGYRELSGREVEVLRLVAEGQSNKAIGVSMGLSALTVKSHLARIARKLGTGDRAGMVAVALRTGIIH, encoded by the coding sequence GTGTCCGTTCTCCTCGAGCAGCCCGCAAGCCTGGTCGCCTACCGCCCGAACAAGCCGACCGCCATGGTGGTCGTGGCCGACCCGCGCGTCCGCTCCACCGTCACCCGCCACCTGTGGGCGCTCGGTGTGCGCGATGTCATCGAGGCCTCGTCCATCGCGGAGGCTCGTCCCCGCATCGGCAACCCCCGCGACATCTGCGTCGCCGACGTCCACCTGCCGGACGGTTCCGGCCTCACCCTGCTGTCGGAGACCCGCGCCGCGGGCTGGCCCAACGGGCTCGCCCTCTCCGCCGCCGACGACATCGGCGCCGTGCGCAACGCGCTCGCCGGCGGTGTGAAGGGTTACGTCGTCACCGGCACCCGTACCAACGTCGGGCTCCCCACCCGACCGGGCGCCGCCCCCATCGGCGCCGCCGCCGCGCGCCTGCACCGCCGCCCCCCGGGTGCCCCGAGCCACCCGGGCGGCTACCGCGAACTGTCCGGCCGCGAGGTCGAGGTGCTGCGGCTGGTCGCGGAGGGCCAGTCGAACAAGGCGATCGGCGTCTCGATGGGCCTGTCCGCACTGACCGTCAAGAGCCACCTCGCCCGCATCGCCCGCAAGCTCGGCACGGGCGACCGCGCCGGGATGGTCGCGGTGGCCCTGCGGACCGGAATCATCCACTGA
- a CDS encoding alpha/beta hydrolase, translated as MRAALLYSAAGSLLLSALTTAPDTEGSRAAAELRGTAVAAARAKAAGIDFGPCPDAQDLPGTMQCGTVTVPLDYARPDGRQIELAVGRARATHKDPHNSKRTVRRQGALVYNPGGPGASGLYFPLVGLLPEWKRIAAAYDLVGYAPRGVGRSAPLSCTDPKRFFKGPTQAPTHPSESYKRERIAQAKAYARGCAERAGGALRHYHSLNNARDLDVLRAALGEERLTFMGSSYGTYFAALYATLFPAHVRRMVFDSAVDPAPARIWYRNNLAQSAAFEGRWADFRAWVARHDEVYGLGRTAREVRRSYERASARLAVEPAGGKVGPGQLQGAFLQAGYYDDQWPHRAHALSAYLKGDPKPLVEQAEQRAEAAVEAENARAVYVAVECNDAPWPTDWDVWNRDNTRLARLAPFETWDNVWMNLPCAYWEGPRQRPLDVGTGPGELPPTLILAAERDAATPYDGALELHRRLAGSVLVTERDAGSHGLAGGPNACVNGHVEAYLLEGRLPGRRTDCAAHPEPKPQSRSAAPQRPGADRPLG; from the coding sequence ATGAGAGCCGCGCTGCTCTACTCGGCCGCAGGATCCTTGCTGCTGAGCGCCCTCACCACCGCCCCGGACACCGAGGGCTCAAGGGCCGCGGCCGAGCTGCGCGGCACCGCGGTGGCCGCCGCGCGGGCCAAGGCGGCCGGCATCGACTTCGGCCCGTGTCCCGACGCGCAGGATCTCCCCGGCACCATGCAGTGCGGCACCGTCACCGTCCCGCTGGACTACGCCAGGCCCGACGGCAGGCAGATCGAGCTCGCCGTCGGCCGCGCCCGGGCCACGCACAAGGACCCGCACAACAGCAAACGCACGGTCCGCCGCCAGGGCGCCCTGGTCTACAACCCGGGCGGCCCGGGCGCCTCCGGCCTGTACTTCCCCCTCGTCGGCCTGCTCCCCGAGTGGAAGCGGATCGCGGCCGCGTACGACCTCGTCGGCTACGCCCCGCGCGGGGTCGGCCGCTCCGCACCGCTGTCCTGCACGGACCCCAAGCGGTTCTTCAAGGGGCCCACCCAGGCGCCGACACACCCCTCGGAGTCGTACAAGAGGGAACGCATCGCGCAGGCGAAGGCGTACGCGCGCGGCTGCGCGGAGCGGGCCGGCGGCGCGCTGCGGCACTACCACTCGCTGAACAACGCCCGCGACCTCGACGTCCTGCGCGCCGCGCTCGGCGAGGAGCGGCTGACCTTCATGGGCTCGTCGTACGGCACGTACTTCGCCGCCCTGTACGCGACGCTGTTCCCCGCCCACGTACGGCGGATGGTGTTCGACTCGGCGGTCGACCCCGCCCCCGCGCGGATCTGGTACCGCAACAACCTCGCCCAGTCGGCGGCGTTCGAGGGCCGCTGGGCGGACTTCCGGGCGTGGGTCGCCCGGCACGACGAGGTGTACGGGCTGGGCAGGACCGCGCGGGAGGTGCGGCGCAGCTACGAGCGGGCGAGCGCCCGGCTGGCCGTCGAGCCGGCCGGCGGGAAGGTCGGGCCCGGGCAGCTGCAGGGGGCGTTCCTCCAGGCCGGGTACTACGACGACCAGTGGCCGCACCGGGCCCACGCGCTGTCGGCGTACCTCAAGGGCGATCCCAAGCCACTGGTCGAACAGGCGGAACAGCGCGCGGAGGCCGCCGTCGAGGCGGAGAACGCACGCGCGGTCTACGTCGCCGTCGAGTGCAACGACGCCCCCTGGCCGACGGACTGGGACGTGTGGAACCGGGACAACACCCGGCTCGCCCGGCTGGCGCCCTTCGAGACCTGGGACAACGTGTGGATGAACCTGCCCTGCGCCTACTGGGAGGGGCCGCGGCAGCGGCCGCTCGACGTCGGCACCGGGCCGGGCGAACTGCCGCCGACGCTGATCCTGGCCGCCGAGCGGGACGCCGCGACGCCGTACGACGGTGCCCTCGAACTCCACCGCCGCCTGGCGGGCTCGGTGCTGGTGACGGAGCGGGACGCCGGCTCGCACGGCCTGGCGGGCGGGCCGAACGCCTGCGTCAACGGCCATGTGGAGGCGTACCTGCTGGAGGGCCGGCTGCCGGGACGGCGTACGGACTGCGCCGCGCATCCGGAACCGAAGCCGCAGTCGCGGTCGGCGGCCCCGCAGCGGCCCGGGGCCGACCGACCGCTCGGCTGA
- the hemE gene encoding uroporphyrinogen decarboxylase — protein MSANDAPRAPQPSATYDSAFLKACRREPVPHTPVWFMRQAGRSLPEYRKVREGVPMLESCTRPELVCEITLQPVRRHGVDAAIYYSDIVVPLKAIGVDLDIKPGVGPVVGHPIRTRADLAQLRDLTPEDVSYVTEAIGLLTRELGGTPLIGFAGAPFTLASYLVEGGPSRTYENAKAMMYGDPELWADLLDRLADITAAFLKVQIEAGASAVQLFDSWAGALAPVDYRRSVLPASAKVFEAVAGYGVPRIHFGVGTGELLGLMGEAGADVVGVDWRVPLDEAARRVGPGKALQGNLDPTVLFAPTEAVEAKTREVLDSAAGLEGHVFNLGHGVMPSTDPDALTRLVEYVHTRTTR, from the coding sequence GTGAGTGCCAATGACGCCCCCCGGGCCCCGCAGCCGTCCGCCACGTACGACTCAGCCTTCCTCAAGGCCTGCCGGCGCGAGCCCGTGCCGCACACGCCGGTGTGGTTCATGCGGCAGGCCGGGCGCTCACTGCCGGAGTACCGCAAGGTGCGCGAGGGCGTTCCGATGCTCGAGTCCTGCACGCGGCCCGAGCTGGTCTGCGAGATCACCCTCCAGCCGGTGCGCCGGCACGGCGTGGACGCGGCGATCTACTACAGCGACATCGTCGTCCCGCTGAAGGCCATCGGCGTCGACCTCGACATCAAGCCCGGCGTCGGCCCGGTCGTCGGACACCCGATCCGCACCCGCGCCGACCTCGCGCAGCTGCGTGACCTGACCCCCGAGGACGTCTCCTACGTCACCGAGGCCATCGGCCTGCTCACCCGCGAACTCGGCGGCACGCCCCTGATCGGCTTCGCCGGCGCCCCGTTCACCCTCGCGAGCTACCTCGTCGAGGGCGGCCCGTCCCGCACGTACGAGAACGCCAAGGCGATGATGTACGGCGACCCCGAGCTGTGGGCCGACCTGCTCGACCGCCTCGCGGACATCACGGCCGCGTTCCTCAAGGTCCAGATCGAGGCGGGCGCCTCGGCCGTCCAGCTGTTCGACTCCTGGGCCGGGGCGCTGGCCCCCGTCGACTACCGGCGCTCGGTGCTGCCCGCGTCGGCGAAGGTGTTCGAGGCCGTGGCGGGTTACGGCGTCCCGCGCATCCACTTCGGCGTCGGCACCGGCGAGCTGCTGGGGCTGATGGGCGAGGCCGGCGCGGATGTCGTCGGCGTCGACTGGCGCGTCCCGCTCGACGAGGCAGCCCGCCGCGTCGGGCCCGGCAAGGCGCTCCAGGGCAACCTCGACCCGACGGTGCTGTTCGCCCCGACGGAGGCCGTCGAGGCGAAGACCAGGGAGGTCCTGGACTCGGCGGCGGGTCTGGAGGGCCATGTCTTCAACCTCGGTCACGGCGTCATGCCGTCCACGGACCCGGACGCGCTGACGCGGCTCGTGGAGTACGTGCACACGCGGACCACGCGCTGA
- a CDS encoding DUF4349 domain-containing protein: MRTRRPARRPAPALAALLLAAALALAGCSGAGEDSAGSTAADHGAAAPQSDEKAGANEAAPGGAGSGARATAPPQLPTSHIIRTAALTVQVKDVPKALEEARTGTENAGGYVGNETTTRDEEGRERTRVVLRVPVEKYDAVLTELEGAGKLLDRSAKAEDVTDQVVDVESRIKSQRASVARIRELMDRATKLGDVVTLEGQLSTRQADLEALLARQESLKDRTSLATITLSLSETPVKKEAKDDDPGFVDALAGGWNAFVTMLRWLAVALGAVLPFAAVAALLALLWLRVVRPRLPRRPRPAPATSALGPLPTARPAPQSAPARTPDEQD, encoded by the coding sequence ATGCGCACACGACGACCCGCCCGCCGCCCCGCCCCGGCCCTGGCCGCGCTCCTGCTGGCCGCGGCCCTCGCGCTCGCCGGATGCAGCGGTGCGGGCGAGGACTCCGCCGGCAGCACCGCCGCCGACCACGGGGCCGCCGCCCCGCAGTCGGACGAGAAGGCCGGCGCGAACGAGGCCGCCCCCGGCGGCGCCGGGAGCGGAGCCAGGGCGACCGCCCCGCCGCAGCTCCCCACGAGCCACATCATCCGCACGGCCGCGCTGACCGTGCAGGTCAAGGACGTGCCGAAGGCCCTGGAGGAGGCCCGCACCGGTACCGAGAACGCGGGCGGCTACGTCGGCAACGAGACCACCACCCGGGACGAGGAAGGCCGCGAGCGCACCCGGGTCGTGCTGCGCGTACCCGTCGAGAAGTACGACGCGGTCCTCACCGAGCTGGAAGGTGCGGGCAAGCTCCTCGACCGCAGCGCCAAGGCGGAGGACGTCACCGACCAGGTGGTGGACGTGGAGAGCCGCATCAAGTCGCAGCGCGCGAGTGTGGCCCGGATCCGCGAGCTGATGGACCGGGCCACGAAGCTCGGCGACGTGGTGACCCTGGAGGGCCAGCTGAGCACCCGCCAGGCCGACCTGGAGGCGCTGCTCGCGCGCCAGGAGTCCCTGAAGGACCGCACGAGCCTGGCCACCATCACCCTGTCGCTGTCCGAGACCCCGGTGAAGAAGGAGGCGAAGGACGACGACCCGGGGTTCGTGGACGCGCTCGCGGGCGGCTGGAACGCGTTCGTGACGATGCTGCGCTGGCTCGCGGTGGCACTCGGCGCGGTCCTGCCGTTCGCGGCGGTGGCCGCCCTGCTCGCGCTGCTCTGGCTGCGCGTCGTACGCCCCCGCCTCCCGCGCCGCCCGCGCCCGGCGCCCGCCACGAGCGCCCTGGGCCCGCTGCCGACGGCCCGGCCGGCCCCGCAGTCCGCGCCCGCGCGAACTCCTGACGAGCAGGACTGA
- the hemQ gene encoding hydrogen peroxide-dependent heme synthase, whose protein sequence is MSDDASTTASSTEPDRIPNKGKLAKDLNEVIRYTLWSVFRLKDVLPEDRAGYADEVQELFDQLAAKDVTIRGTYDVSGLRADADLMIWWHAETSDALQEAYNLFRRTKLGRALTPVWSNMALHRPAEFNRSHIPAFLADETPRNYVSVYPFVRSYDWYLLPDEDRRRMLADHGKMARGFPDVRANTVASFSLGDYEWILAFEADELYRIVDLMRHLRASEARRHVREEVPFFTGRRKDIAELVAGLA, encoded by the coding sequence ATGAGTGACGACGCCTCCACCACGGCCTCCAGCACCGAGCCCGACCGCATCCCGAACAAGGGCAAGCTGGCCAAGGACCTCAACGAGGTCATCCGCTACACGCTCTGGTCCGTCTTCCGGCTGAAGGACGTCCTCCCCGAGGACCGCGCCGGGTACGCCGACGAGGTCCAGGAGCTGTTCGACCAGCTCGCCGCCAAGGACGTGACCATCCGCGGCACGTACGACGTCTCGGGCCTGCGCGCCGACGCCGACCTCATGATCTGGTGGCACGCGGAGACCAGCGACGCGCTGCAGGAGGCGTACAACCTCTTCCGCCGCACGAAGCTGGGCCGGGCGCTCACGCCGGTGTGGTCGAACATGGCGCTGCACCGCCCCGCCGAGTTCAACCGCTCGCACATCCCGGCGTTCCTCGCCGACGAGACGCCCCGCAACTACGTGAGCGTCTACCCCTTCGTGCGCTCCTACGACTGGTATCTGCTGCCCGACGAGGACCGCCGCCGCATGCTCGCCGACCACGGCAAGATGGCCCGCGGCTTCCCGGACGTGCGCGCCAACACGGTCGCCTCGTTCTCCCTCGGCGACTACGAGTGGATCCTCGCCTTCGAGGCCGACGAGCTGTACCGCATCGTCGACCTGATGCGTCACCTGCGGGCCTCGGAGGCCCGTCGGCACGTCCGCGAGGAGGTCCCGTTCTTCACGGGCCGCCGCAAGGACATCGCGGAGCTGGTCGCGGGCCTGGCCTGA
- a CDS encoding ribonuclease D: protein MTDAHETAADSSLRTTGGAPPDDGGSSATEAPIPLLEPREGIPPVIADEAALARVIAAFEAGSGPVAVDAERASGYRYGQRAYLVQLRRQGAGTALIDPVACPDLSALGEALSGVEWVLHAATQDLPCLREIGMVPTRLFDTELAGRLAGFPRVGLGAMVEGVLGFVLEKGHSAVDWSTRPLPEPWLRYAALDVELLVDLRDALEKELDRQGKLEWARQEFDAIASAPPPEPRKDPWRRTSGMHKVRRRRQLAVVRELWQTRDRIAQRRDVSPGKVLGDAAIVEAALAIPANVHALAALNGFGHRMSKRQLEQWQAAVDRAKALSEAQLPQPGQPVTGPPPPRAWADKDPAAAARLSAARAGVSALAEELSMPQENLITPDTVRRVCWEPPAVVDAESVAAALAGYGARPWQVELVTPVLVEALSGKEA, encoded by the coding sequence GTGACCGACGCCCACGAGACCGCAGCAGACAGCTCACTGCGAACCACCGGAGGCGCCCCTCCGGACGACGGCGGATCTTCTGCTACGGAGGCGCCGATCCCTTTGCTGGAACCGCGTGAGGGCATTCCGCCCGTGATCGCGGACGAGGCCGCCCTGGCCCGGGTGATCGCCGCCTTCGAGGCCGGCTCCGGACCGGTCGCCGTCGACGCCGAGCGGGCGTCCGGCTACCGCTACGGCCAGCGCGCCTACCTGGTCCAGTTGCGCCGCCAGGGCGCCGGAACGGCTCTCATCGACCCCGTCGCCTGCCCCGACCTGTCCGCCCTGGGCGAGGCCCTGTCCGGCGTCGAGTGGGTGCTGCACGCCGCCACCCAGGACCTGCCCTGCCTGCGTGAGATAGGCATGGTGCCGACGCGGCTGTTCGACACGGAGCTGGCCGGGCGGCTCGCCGGGTTCCCCCGGGTCGGCCTCGGCGCGATGGTCGAGGGCGTCCTCGGTTTCGTCCTGGAGAAGGGGCACTCCGCGGTCGACTGGTCGACCCGGCCGCTGCCCGAGCCCTGGCTGCGCTACGCGGCGCTGGACGTCGAGCTGCTCGTCGACCTGCGCGACGCGCTGGAGAAGGAGCTGGACCGGCAGGGCAAGCTGGAGTGGGCCCGCCAGGAGTTCGACGCGATCGCCTCCGCCCCGCCGCCCGAGCCGCGCAAGGACCCCTGGCGGCGTACGTCCGGGATGCACAAGGTGCGCCGGCGGCGGCAGCTGGCCGTCGTACGGGAGCTGTGGCAGACCCGGGACCGGATCGCGCAGCGGCGGGACGTCTCGCCGGGCAAGGTGCTCGGGGACGCGGCGATCGTGGAGGCCGCGCTGGCGATTCCGGCCAACGTCCACGCGCTGGCCGCGCTGAACGGTTTCGGACACCGGATGAGCAAGCGGCAGCTGGAGCAGTGGCAGGCGGCCGTGGACCGGGCGAAGGCGTTGAGCGAGGCGCAGCTGCCGCAGCCGGGACAGCCGGTGACCGGGCCTCCTCCGCCGCGGGCTTGGGCCGACAAGGACCCCGCGGCCGCGGCCCGCCTCAGTGCGGCCCGGGCCGGGGTCTCGGCGCTCGCCGAGGAGCTCTCCATGCCGCAGGAGAATCTGATCACGCCGGATACGGTTCGGCGGGTGTGCTGGGAGCCTCCGGCCGTGGTGGATGCCGAGTCCGTGGCGGCCGCGCTCGCGGGGTACGGCGCGCGGCCGTGGCAGGTGGAGCTGGTGACGCCCGTGTTGGTGGAGGCTCTGTCCGGCAAGGAGGCCTAG
- a CDS encoding carbohydrate ABC transporter permease → MTRRAVARALVYLSLVLATLVVLLPLTVIFLTSLKTSGEMADDSGALTLPDDPLNFDNYVTAFQDGRMLSAFGNTAVVLVIAIGGTVLIGSMTAYAIDRFRFRFRKVVLALFLIAALVPGVTTQVATFQIVNSFGMFDSLWAPIALYMGTDIVSIYIFLQFVRAIPVSLDESARIDGANAFTVYRKVIFPLLKPAIATVVIVKGINVYNDFYIPFLYMPSEDLGVISTSLFRFKGPFGAHWETISAGAILVIAPTLIVFLFLQRFIYNGFTQGATK, encoded by the coding sequence ATGACGCGCCGTGCCGTGGCCCGTGCCCTCGTGTACCTGTCCCTGGTCCTCGCGACGCTGGTCGTGCTCCTGCCGCTCACCGTGATCTTCCTGACCTCGCTGAAGACCTCCGGGGAAATGGCGGACGACAGCGGCGCCCTCACGCTGCCCGACGACCCGCTCAACTTCGACAACTACGTGACGGCGTTCCAGGACGGCCGGATGCTCTCGGCGTTCGGCAACACGGCGGTCGTCCTGGTCATCGCCATCGGGGGCACGGTCCTCATCGGCTCGATGACGGCGTACGCCATCGACCGCTTCCGGTTCCGCTTCCGGAAAGTGGTCCTGGCCCTGTTCCTGATCGCAGCGCTGGTCCCCGGGGTGACCACCCAGGTGGCCACCTTCCAGATCGTGAACAGCTTCGGGATGTTCGACAGCCTCTGGGCGCCCATCGCGCTCTACATGGGCACGGACATCGTGTCGATCTACATCTTCCTTCAGTTCGTACGGGCCATCCCCGTCTCACTGGACGAGTCGGCCCGCATCGACGGCGCCAACGCCTTCACGGTGTACCGGAAGGTCATCTTCCCGCTGCTCAAGCCCGCGATCGCGACGGTCGTGATCGTGAAGGGGATCAACGTCTACAACGACTTCTACATCCCCTTCCTCTACATGCCCTCCGAAGATCTTGGCGTGATCTCGACGTCCCTGTTCCGCTTCAAGGGCCCCTTCGGAGCCCACTGGGAGACCATCTCGGCAGGCGCGATCCTCGTCATCGCCCCGACGCTGATCGTCTTCCTGTTCCTCCAGCGGTTCATCTACAACGGTTTCACGCAGGGGGCCACGAAGTAG
- the hemG gene encoding protoporphyrinogen oxidase, giving the protein MREVQAGAGTGQVVVIGAGIAGLAAAHRLLERGARVTVLESSGRVGGKLLPGEIAGARVDLGAESMLARRPEAVALAREAGLADRLQPPATATASIWTRGALRPMPKGHVMGVPGTAAALSGVLSDEGLARIDRDAELPRTEVGDDVAVGEYVAARLGREVVDRLVEPLLGGVYAGDAYRISMRSAVPQLFQAARSHASLTEGVREIQAKAAAAQQTGPVFMGIQGGVGTLPLAVAESVRARGGEILTGTPVTELDHSAADGGGWRVVAGERVLHADAVVLAVPAPAAARLLRTASPGAAAELGGVEYASMALVTLAYRRAEAGLPEGSGFLVPPVDGRTIKASTFASQKWGWIADENPDLVVLRTSVGRYGETEILRRDDSELVAVSRHDLKAATGLDATPVATRVTRWDDGLPQYPVGHHARVARIREHVAKLPGLAVCGAQYDGVGIPACIASAYAAADQIHGDLRGVEELTAHPVQSLHGGAGE; this is encoded by the coding sequence ATGCGCGAAGTTCAAGCCGGTGCGGGCACCGGGCAGGTCGTCGTCATCGGGGCGGGAATCGCGGGACTGGCCGCGGCCCACCGGCTGCTGGAGCGCGGGGCGCGGGTCACCGTGCTGGAGTCTTCCGGCCGGGTCGGCGGCAAGCTGCTGCCCGGGGAGATCGCGGGCGCGCGCGTGGACCTCGGCGCCGAGTCGATGCTTGCCCGCCGCCCCGAGGCGGTGGCGCTCGCCCGGGAGGCCGGCCTCGCCGACCGGCTCCAGCCGCCCGCGACCGCGACGGCCTCGATCTGGACCCGGGGCGCGCTGCGTCCGATGCCCAAGGGACACGTGATGGGCGTGCCCGGCACCGCCGCGGCCCTGTCCGGGGTGCTGTCCGACGAGGGCCTCGCCCGTATCGACCGCGACGCCGAGCTGCCCCGCACGGAGGTCGGCGACGACGTGGCCGTCGGGGAGTACGTGGCGGCGCGCCTCGGCCGCGAGGTCGTCGACCGCCTGGTGGAACCCCTGCTGGGGGGCGTGTACGCGGGCGACGCGTACCGCATCTCGATGCGGTCGGCCGTCCCGCAGCTCTTCCAGGCGGCCCGCAGCCACGCCTCCCTGACCGAGGGGGTCCGCGAGATCCAGGCGAAGGCGGCCGCCGCCCAGCAGACCGGCCCGGTGTTCATGGGCATCCAGGGCGGCGTCGGCACACTGCCCCTCGCGGTGGCGGAGTCGGTGCGGGCACGCGGGGGCGAGATCCTCACGGGGACGCCGGTGACCGAGCTGGACCACAGCGCCGCGGACGGCGGCGGATGGCGCGTGGTCGCGGGTGAGCGGGTGCTGCACGCCGACGCGGTGGTGCTCGCCGTCCCCGCCCCCGCCGCCGCCCGCCTCCTGCGCACGGCGTCCCCCGGGGCCGCCGCCGAGCTCGGCGGCGTCGAGTACGCCTCCATGGCCCTGGTCACCCTCGCCTACCGCCGCGCCGAGGCGGGCCTGCCCGAGGGCAGCGGCTTTCTCGTGCCGCCGGTGGACGGGCGCACCATCAAGGCGTCGACCTTCGCCTCGCAGAAGTGGGGCTGGATCGCCGACGAGAACCCCGACCTCGTCGTCCTGCGCACCTCCGTCGGACGGTACGGCGAGACGGAGATCCTCCGGCGCGACGACAGCGAGCTCGTGGCGGTCTCCCGGCACGACCTGAAGGCGGCGACCGGCCTCGACGCCACACCCGTCGCCACGCGCGTCACCCGCTGGGACGACGGCCTGCCCCAGTACCCCGTCGGCCACCACGCGCGCGTGGCCCGCATCCGCGAGCACGTGGCGAAGCTCCCGGGGCTCGCCGTGTGCGGCGCCCAGTACGACGGCGTCGGCATCCCGGCGTGCATCGCGAGCGCGTACGCCGCCGCCGACCAGATCCACGGTGACCTGCGGGGTGTGGAGGAGCTCACCGCCCACCCGGTGCAGAGCCTGCACGGCGGAGCGGGAGAATGA
- a CDS encoding FAD-dependent oxidoreductase produces the protein MNMSRTRRERLIVIGGDAAGMSAASQARRLKGPDELEIVAFERGHFTSYSACGIPYWVGGDVTDRDQLIARTPEEHRARDIDLRLRTEVTDIDPDGQRVRARDVDSGAESWTSYDKLVIATGARPIRPDLPGMDAPGVHGVQTLDDGQALLDTLARTRGRRAVVVGAGYIGVEMAEALINRGYEVTVVNRGSEPMSTLDPDMGRLVHKAMEGLGITMVNDAEVTKILTGDDGRVRSVATQDREFPADVVVLGIGVRPETALAKAAGLPLGTHDGLLTDRSMRVRGHENIWAGGDCVEVLDLVSGQERHIALGTHANKHGQVIGTNAGGGYATFPGVVGTAVSKVCDLEIARTGLREKDAHRVGLRFEAVTIESTSRAGYYPDSSPMTVKMLAELRTGRLLGVQIVGREGAGKRVDIAAVALTAGMTAEQMTTLDLGYAPPFSPVWDPVLVAARKAAAKVRGSS, from the coding sequence ATGAACATGAGCCGTACGCGCAGGGAGCGACTGATCGTGATCGGCGGCGACGCCGCGGGGATGTCCGCGGCGTCGCAGGCCCGCCGCCTGAAGGGCCCCGACGAGCTGGAGATCGTGGCGTTCGAACGGGGCCACTTCACGTCGTACTCGGCGTGCGGCATCCCGTACTGGGTGGGCGGCGACGTCACGGACCGGGACCAGCTCATCGCCCGCACCCCCGAGGAGCACCGGGCGCGGGACATCGATCTGCGCCTGCGCACCGAGGTCACGGACATCGACCCCGACGGGCAGCGCGTACGCGCGCGTGACGTGGACTCCGGCGCCGAGTCCTGGACGTCGTACGACAAACTCGTGATCGCGACCGGCGCCCGGCCGATCCGGCCGGACCTGCCGGGCATGGACGCCCCCGGGGTGCACGGCGTGCAGACGCTGGACGACGGCCAGGCGCTGCTCGACACGCTGGCACGCACGCGTGGCCGCCGCGCGGTGGTCGTCGGGGCCGGCTACATCGGCGTGGAGATGGCCGAGGCGCTCATCAACCGCGGCTACGAGGTGACGGTCGTCAACCGCGGCAGCGAGCCCATGTCGACCCTCGACCCCGACATGGGCCGCCTGGTGCACAAGGCCATGGAGGGCCTGGGCATCACGATGGTGAACGACGCCGAGGTCACCAAGATCCTCACGGGCGACGACGGCCGGGTCCGGTCGGTGGCCACCCAGGACCGCGAGTTCCCGGCGGACGTCGTCGTGCTCGGCATCGGTGTCCGCCCCGAGACGGCGCTCGCGAAGGCGGCCGGCCTCCCCCTCGGTACCCACGACGGCCTTCTCACGGACCGCTCGATGCGGGTGCGCGGCCACGAGAACATCTGGGCGGGTGGCGACTGCGTCGAGGTCCTCGACCTGGTCTCCGGCCAGGAACGGCACATCGCGCTCGGCACCCACGCCAACAAGCACGGCCAGGTCATCGGCACCAACGCGGGCGGCGGCTACGCCACCTTCCCGGGCGTGGTCGGCACGGCGGTCAGCAAGGTCTGCGACCTGGAGATCGCGCGCACGGGACTGCGCGAGAAGGACGCCCACCGCGTGGGCCTGCGCTTCGAGGCGGTCACCATCGAGTCGACCAGCCGCGCGGGCTACTACCCGGACTCCTCCCCCATGACGGTCAAGATGCTCGCCGAACTCCGCACGGGCCGCCTCCTCGGCGTCCAGATCGTCGGCCGGGAGGGCGCGGGCAAACGAGTCGACATCGCCGCGGTCGCCCTCACGGCCGGCATGACGGCGGAACAGATGACGACCCTGGACCTGGGCTACGCACCGCCGTTCTCCCCCGTCTGGGACCCGGTCCTGGTGGCGGCCCGCAAGGCGGCGGCAAAGGTCCGCGGTTCCTCGTAG
- a CDS encoding DUF3000 domain-containing protein, with the protein MAAAQGRLSDGAGGMDEAKDTEKDRREADTAPLPFRAAVDALRSARLRPQIEVEPTRPPGRLAPHTYALEAAVVDGDQDLADGRLVLLHDPAGHDAWQGTFRLVTLVRAELEPEMAADPLLPEVCWSWLTGALQTRGLTYGEPSGTVTRASSHYFGGLSERPAASQIEIRASWTPREGLGGVPDTAAHLASWCDLLAQVAGLPPAVPGDASVVTLPQRRGPQSR; encoded by the coding sequence ATGGCTGCGGCTCAGGGACGACTGTCGGACGGCGCTGGCGGAATGGACGAAGCGAAGGACACGGAGAAAGACCGGCGGGAGGCGGACACCGCCCCACTGCCCTTCCGGGCCGCCGTCGACGCGCTCAGGTCTGCGCGGTTGCGGCCCCAGATCGAGGTCGAGCCGACACGCCCGCCGGGGCGGCTCGCTCCGCACACCTACGCGCTGGAGGCCGCGGTCGTCGACGGTGACCAGGACCTGGCCGACGGCCGGCTGGTGCTGCTGCACGATCCGGCGGGTCACGACGCCTGGCAGGGCACGTTCCGGCTGGTGACGCTGGTGCGCGCGGAACTGGAGCCGGAGATGGCCGCGGACCCGCTGCTGCCGGAGGTGTGCTGGTCCTGGCTGACCGGCGCGCTACAGACGCGCGGGCTGACGTACGGGGAGCCGAGCGGCACCGTCACGCGGGCGAGTTCGCACTACTTCGGCGGTCTGTCCGAGCGCCCGGCCGCCTCGCAGATCGAGATCCGGGCCTCCTGGACGCCGCGCGAGGGCCTGGGCGGGGTCCCGGACACGGCCGCGCACCTGGCGTCCTGGTGCGATCTGCTCGCCCAGGTCGCGGGGCTGCCGCCGGCCGTGCCGGGGGACGCGTCGGTGGTGACGCTGCCTCAGCGGCGAGGACCGCAGTCCCGCTGA